One Fundulus heteroclitus isolate FHET01 unplaced genomic scaffold, MU-UCD_Fhet_4.1 scaffold_47, whole genome shotgun sequence DNA segment encodes these proteins:
- the cpped1 gene encoding serine/threonine-protein phosphatase CPPED1 isoform X1, with product MSEKEDLFLRAKHRTFSGLTEDAERTWTGPFCFIQAADPQLGLMKAWREGDCDGGGDEWAEEVELTKQTVEAVNRLRPRPRFMVLCGDLVHAMPGTPFREGQERDLKDALKGTDPSIPLVFVSGNHDLGNTPTPSTVEQYCGAWGDDYFSFWVGGVLCLVLNSQLFYDASACPQLKEAQETWLEAQLSKASSSSSSSSSTEPKPKHILVFQHIPLYLKSPDEEDDYFNLQKEVRRRLLDRFKRAGVGTPWCVEDVLQPLGRMSGPWWSLIGCFKAGASMFDKACVGTFTHTHRLPNQATVTSVPSYTVSRSPTQSRESLWK from the exons ATGTCAGAGAAGGAAGatctgttcctcagagccaaacACCGGACCTTCAGCGGACTCACTGAAG ATGCAGAGCGGACCTGGACCGGACCCTTCTGCTTCATCCAAGCTGCGGACCCCCAGCTGGGGCTGATGAAGGCCTGGAGGGAGGGGGACTGTGACGGCGGGGGGGACGAATGGGCCGAAGAGGTGGAGCTGACCAAACAGACGGTGGAGGCCGTCAACCGGCTCCGACCCAGGCCCAGGTTCATGGTGCTGTGTGGAGACCTGGTCCACGCCATGCCGG GAACGCCGTTCAGAGAAGGTCAGGAGCGAGACCTGAAGGACGCCTTAAAGGGGACCGATCCCTCCATCCCGCTGGTGTTCGTCAGCGGCAACCATGACCTGGGCAACACCCCGACCCCCAGCACGGTGGAGCAGTACTGCGGCGCCTGGGGGGACGACTACTTCAGCTTCTGG GTGGGCGGCGTTCTCTGCCTGGTTCTGAACTCCCAGCTGTTCTACGACGCCTCGGCCTGCCCTCAGCTGAAAGAGGCTCAGGAGACGTGGCTGGAAGCCCAGCTGAGcaaggcctcctcctcctcctcctcctcctcctctacg GAGCCCAAACCAAAGCACATCTTGGTTTTCCAGCACATTCCTCTGTACCTAAAGAGCCCCGATGAGGAAGATGACTACTTCAACCTGCAGAAGGAGGTCCGGCGGAGGCTGCTGGACAGGTTCAAAAGAGCCG gcGTCGGCACACCTTGGTGTGTGGAGGATGTCCTGCAGCCATTGGGCAGGATGAGCGGCCCATGGTGGAGTTTGATTGGTTGCTTTAAAGCAGGTGCCAGTATGTTTGACAAAGCATGTGTGGGAACCTTCACACACACCCACCGGCTTCCAAACCAGGCGACTGTGACATCTGTGCCGTCATATACCGTCTCCAGATCTCCCACTCAGAGCCGTGAGTCACTGTGGAAGTGA